In Elusimicrobiota bacterium, the genomic stretch TTTTTTGGGTCGGCGCCCTTAAGGGCCGGATTGTCGACCAATCCTGGTGGGTTTCCGGTTTGGAAACCCTTTTGGTCGGCAGCTTGGCGGCCACGGTCGCTTATTTGGCCGGGTTTTTTCTGCGCGGCTTGGCGTAAGTTGGGCTAAGAACTGTTGCGAAAAATCCTGACCGGCAGACTCAGATGCGTGCATTCGAAAAAATGGCGGGATACCCCCAAATCTTACCCGGAAATACCCTTGACAATACAACTAATTAGTTGTATTAATATACAGGAGACCTGTGTACGAGCTAATTTTTTACACAACGGCTGACGACCAGTCTCCCGTAGACGAATTTTTGGACTCCCTGGTCCGAAAGCCAAGGGCAAAAATTTTCAAATTTATGGAATATCTAAAAGTTCAAGGTCCCGATCTCCCTAGGCCTTATGCCGACACTCTGCGGGGTAAGGTGCGGGAGCTTAGGGTGCCCTATGGCAAATTGCATTACAGGCTTTTGTA encodes the following:
- a CDS encoding type II toxin-antitoxin system RelE/ParE family toxin, which produces MYELIFYTTADDQSPVDEFLDSLVRKPRAKIFKFMEYLKVQGPDLPRPYADTLRGKVRELRVPYGKLHYRLLYFFQGKRIVLTSGFLKKTSGVPEEEIVRSERRMADWLSRHPEGGA